From Streptomyces griseorubiginosus, one genomic window encodes:
- a CDS encoding SDR family NAD(P)-dependent oxidoreductase, with amino-acid sequence MTTTFITGANKSLGYETARRLIEAGHTVLVGARDPERGQAAADALGARFVQIDVTDDASVAAAAADIGAREGGIDVLINNAGVFGTHSPADRITAADASEVFEVNVVGIVRVTHAFLPLLRKSANPVIVNVSSGMGSFAATHDAERVESKNLAPLYTASKAAVTMLTTQYAKSLPDVKVNAADPGYTATDFNGHSGPQTVTEGTDAIVELATVGADGPTGTFRDRHGDMPW; translated from the coding sequence ATGACCACAACATTCATCACCGGAGCCAACAAGTCCCTCGGCTACGAGACCGCCCGTCGGCTGATCGAGGCCGGCCACACCGTCCTCGTCGGTGCCCGTGATCCGGAGCGCGGCCAGGCGGCCGCCGACGCACTCGGTGCCCGTTTCGTCCAGATCGACGTCACGGACGACGCGTCGGTGGCCGCGGCCGCCGCCGACATCGGGGCCCGCGAGGGCGGCATCGACGTCCTGATCAACAACGCCGGTGTCTTCGGGACGCACAGCCCCGCCGACCGGATCACGGCCGCCGACGCGAGCGAGGTGTTCGAGGTCAACGTCGTGGGGATCGTCCGGGTGACGCACGCGTTCCTGCCCCTGCTGCGCAAGTCCGCGAACCCGGTGATCGTCAACGTGTCCAGCGGTATGGGGTCGTTCGCGGCCACCCACGACGCCGAGCGCGTCGAGTCGAAGAACCTCGCGCCGCTCTACACGGCGTCGAAGGCCGCCGTGACCATGCTGACCACGCAGTACGCGAAGTCCCTGCCGGACGTGAAGGTCAACGCGGCCGACCCGGGCTACACCGCGACCGACTTCAACGGGCACAGCGGCCCGCAGACGGTGACCGAGGGGACCGACGCGATCGTCGAGCTGGCCACCGTCGGGGCGGACGGACCGACCGGAACCTTCCGCGACCGCCACGGCGATATGCCCTGGTGA
- a CDS encoding ABC transporter substrate-binding protein, translating to MHPAPRALRRAVAAASIALLATAVGCAPQPEDDASAKASAPTGNACAKGKLATKTSGKLTVATDEPAYEPWFKDDKPANGKGFESAVAYAVAKQLGYDKSAVVWQSVPFNKAFAPGEKTFDFDINQVSISAERKKAVDFSSGYYDVRQAVIALKGTKAAKAKSIADLKGLKLGAQVGTTSLNYIQDVVKPTQEAAAYAKNDQAKSALENKQVDAIVVDLPTAFYITAAEVTDGTIVGQFENQGGTPEQFGLVLDKGSALTSCVTEAVDALRKDGTLAKLEQQWLSDAVDAPVLK from the coding sequence ATGCACCCTGCCCCTCGCGCCCTGCGCCGCGCCGTCGCCGCGGCCTCCATAGCCCTGCTCGCCACCGCCGTCGGCTGCGCCCCGCAGCCCGAGGACGACGCGAGCGCCAAGGCCTCGGCGCCGACCGGCAACGCCTGCGCCAAGGGCAAGCTGGCCACGAAGACCTCCGGCAAGCTGACGGTCGCGACCGACGAGCCCGCCTACGAGCCGTGGTTCAAGGACGACAAGCCGGCGAACGGCAAGGGCTTCGAGTCCGCCGTCGCCTACGCCGTGGCCAAGCAGCTCGGCTACGACAAGAGCGCCGTCGTCTGGCAGAGCGTCCCCTTCAACAAGGCCTTCGCGCCCGGGGAGAAGACCTTCGACTTCGACATCAACCAGGTGTCGATCAGCGCCGAGCGCAAGAAGGCCGTGGACTTCTCCTCCGGCTACTACGACGTGCGCCAGGCCGTCATCGCGCTCAAGGGCACCAAGGCCGCCAAGGCGAAGAGCATCGCGGACCTGAAGGGCCTCAAGCTCGGCGCCCAGGTCGGCACGACGAGCCTGAACTACATCCAGGACGTGGTGAAGCCGACGCAGGAGGCCGCCGCGTACGCCAAGAACGACCAGGCGAAGTCCGCCCTGGAGAACAAGCAGGTGGACGCGATCGTCGTCGACCTGCCCACCGCCTTCTACATCACCGCGGCCGAGGTCACGGACGGCACGATCGTCGGACAGTTCGAGAACCAGGGCGGCACGCCCGAGCAGTTCGGGCTCGTGCTCGACAAGGGCAGCGCGCTCACCTCCTGCGTGACGGAGGCCGTCGACGCGCTCCGCAAGGACGGCACGCTCGCCAAGCTGGAGCAGCAGTGGCTGTCGGACGCCGTCGACGCCCCGGTCCTCAAGTGA
- a CDS encoding TerC/Alx family metal homeostasis membrane protein: MDVSVTLWVLTVVGLAALIAVDFFIGRKPHDVSIKEAGIWTVVWIALAGLFGLGLLIFGGGQAGGEFFAGFITEKSLSVDNLFVFVLIMAKFAVPSQYQQRVLLVGVLIALVLRAIFIAAGAAILASFAWVFYIFGAFLIWTAWKLIQEARADEEDEEFEENKLLKAAERRFGVADRYHGTKLWIVENGKRVMTPMLVVMLAIGTTDVLFALDSIPAIFGLTQDPYIVFTANAFALMGLRQLYFLIGGLLKKLVHLSYGLSIILGFIGVKLVLHALHESGVHVPEISIPVSLGVICSVLIVTTLTSLRASKKMAAAEAAQAESEGAPKDSIEA; the protein is encoded by the coding sequence GTGGATGTATCCGTGACCCTGTGGGTCCTGACCGTCGTGGGCCTCGCCGCCCTCATCGCGGTCGACTTCTTCATCGGCCGCAAGCCGCACGACGTGTCCATCAAGGAAGCGGGCATCTGGACCGTCGTCTGGATCGCCCTGGCCGGTCTCTTCGGCCTCGGACTGCTGATCTTCGGTGGTGGACAGGCCGGCGGCGAGTTCTTCGCGGGCTTCATCACCGAGAAGTCCCTCAGCGTGGACAACCTCTTCGTCTTCGTCCTGATCATGGCGAAGTTCGCGGTGCCCTCGCAGTACCAGCAGCGGGTGCTGCTCGTCGGTGTCCTCATAGCCCTGGTGCTGCGCGCGATCTTCATCGCCGCCGGCGCCGCGATCCTCGCCAGCTTCGCCTGGGTGTTCTACATCTTCGGCGCCTTCCTCATCTGGACCGCCTGGAAGCTCATCCAGGAGGCCCGTGCCGACGAGGAGGACGAGGAGTTCGAGGAGAACAAGCTGCTCAAGGCCGCCGAGCGCAGGTTCGGTGTCGCCGACCGCTACCACGGCACCAAGCTGTGGATCGTGGAGAACGGCAAGCGGGTCATGACCCCGATGCTGGTCGTGATGCTCGCCATCGGCACCACCGACGTGCTCTTCGCACTCGACTCGATCCCCGCGATCTTCGGCCTGACCCAGGACCCGTACATCGTCTTCACCGCCAACGCCTTCGCCCTGATGGGTCTGCGGCAGCTGTACTTCCTCATCGGTGGCCTGCTGAAGAAGCTGGTCCACCTCAGCTACGGCCTGTCGATCATCCTCGGCTTCATCGGCGTCAAGCTGGTGCTGCACGCCCTGCACGAGTCCGGGGTCCACGTCCCCGAGATCAGCATTCCGGTCTCGCTCGGCGTGATCTGCTCGGTCCTGATCGTGACCACGCTCACCAGCCTCCGTGCGTCCAAGAAGATGGCGGCGGCCGAGGCGGCGCAGGCGGAGAGCGAAGGCGCTCCGAAGGACAGCATCGAGGCCTGA
- a CDS encoding amino acid ABC transporter permease, which yields MTLTKDEAGQEGAGDSYTPSQRRIEREALKRARSRRATAIAAVSTLLTAVVLYLVVVNAPGWPRTKETFFNGQYAREAFPKVLEGLWLNVRLLFVCGAAVLVLGMLIAIARTLRGPVFFPLRVLAAAYTDFFRGLPLIINLMIVVLGVPALRLQGVTVDPVWLGGTALTLTYSAYVAEVFRAGIESVHPSQRAAARSLGLSNRQALRYVVLPQAVRRQVPPLLNDLVSLQKDTGLVSIGGAIDAVRAADIIVGRSLNYTPYIVAGLVFVALTIPMTRLTDWVTARMDRRRAQGGVA from the coding sequence GTGACGCTCACGAAGGACGAGGCCGGCCAGGAAGGCGCGGGCGACTCGTACACGCCGTCGCAGCGGCGGATCGAGCGGGAGGCGCTCAAGCGTGCCCGCTCCCGCCGCGCGACGGCGATCGCCGCGGTCTCGACCCTGCTCACCGCCGTCGTCCTCTACCTGGTCGTCGTCAACGCGCCCGGCTGGCCGCGCACCAAGGAGACGTTCTTCAACGGGCAGTACGCGCGCGAGGCGTTCCCCAAGGTCCTCGAAGGGCTGTGGCTGAACGTCCGGCTGCTGTTCGTGTGCGGCGCGGCCGTCCTGGTTCTCGGGATGCTCATCGCCATCGCGCGCACGCTGCGCGGGCCGGTGTTCTTCCCGCTGCGCGTCCTGGCCGCCGCCTACACGGACTTCTTCCGCGGCCTGCCGCTCATCATCAACCTCATGATCGTCGTCCTGGGCGTGCCGGCGCTGCGGCTCCAGGGTGTGACGGTCGACCCGGTGTGGCTGGGCGGCACGGCGCTCACGCTGACGTACTCGGCGTACGTGGCCGAGGTGTTCCGCGCGGGCATCGAGTCCGTGCACCCCTCCCAGCGCGCCGCGGCCCGCTCGCTCGGCCTGTCCAACCGGCAGGCGCTGCGGTACGTGGTGCTGCCGCAGGCGGTGCGCCGCCAGGTGCCGCCGCTGCTGAACGACCTGGTGTCCCTCCAGAAGGACACCGGCCTCGTGTCGATCGGCGGCGCGATCGACGCCGTACGTGCCGCCGACATCATCGTCGGACGGAGCCTCAACTACACGCCGTACATCGTCGCGGGCCTGGTGTTCGTGGCGCTGACCATCCCGATGACCCGCTTGACGGACTGGGTGACGGCACGCATGGACCGCCGGCGGGCCCAGGGAGGAGTCGCATGA
- a CDS encoding amino acid ABC transporter ATP-binding protein — translation MSDADAPVLRMESVRKTFGDSVVLRDVDLEVAPHTVTALIGASGSGKSTLLRCANLLEEIDDGAIWLDGEEITDPRVDQDAVRRRIGVVFQAYNLFPHMTVLENITLAPRRVHGVARAEAEEHARELLERLGLGGKAGEYPDRLSGGQQQRVAIVRALAVRPRLLLLDEITAALDPELVGEVLNVVRDLKGDGMTMVLATHEMGFAREVADQVCFLDSGVVLERGTAEQIFGDPQQERTQRFLRRIVEAGRL, via the coding sequence ATGAGCGACGCGGACGCACCGGTGCTGCGGATGGAGTCCGTCCGCAAGACCTTCGGCGACTCGGTCGTGCTGCGGGACGTCGACCTGGAGGTCGCCCCGCACACGGTGACCGCGCTGATCGGCGCCTCCGGCTCCGGCAAGTCGACCCTGCTGCGCTGCGCCAACCTCCTGGAGGAGATCGACGACGGCGCCATCTGGCTGGACGGCGAGGAGATCACCGATCCGCGGGTCGACCAGGACGCGGTACGGCGCCGTATCGGCGTGGTGTTCCAGGCGTACAACCTCTTCCCGCACATGACGGTGCTGGAGAACATCACGCTCGCCCCGCGGCGGGTGCACGGCGTGGCCCGCGCGGAGGCCGAGGAGCACGCTCGCGAGCTGCTGGAGCGGCTCGGGCTCGGCGGGAAGGCGGGCGAGTACCCGGACCGGCTGAGCGGCGGTCAGCAGCAGCGGGTGGCGATCGTGCGGGCCCTCGCCGTACGGCCCCGGCTGCTGCTGCTCGACGAGATCACCGCGGCGCTCGACCCGGAGCTGGTCGGCGAGGTCCTGAACGTCGTGCGCGACCTCAAGGGCGACGGCATGACCATGGTGCTGGCCACCCACGAGATGGGCTTCGCGCGGGAGGTCGCCGACCAGGTTTGTTTTCTGGACTCGGGGGTCGTGCTGGAGCGCGGCACCGCCGAACAGATCTTCGGCGACCCGCAGCAGGAGCGTACGCAGCGATTCCTGCGGCGGATCGTGGAGGCGGGGCGGCTTTAA
- a CDS encoding ionic transporter y4hA, with translation MIARLSSLTTSWTSVVPVLAVVLLVFTWGRDLPGAVVVLVTLVLAGAVLAAVHHAEVVAHRVGEPFGSLVLAVAVTIIEVALIVTLMADGGDKSSTLARDTVFAAVMITCNGIVGISLLVASLRHGTAVFNPEGTGAALATVATLATLSLVLPTFTTSKPGPEFSTTQLTFAALSSLVLYGLFVATQTVRHRDYFLPITRQGELITGDDHADVPTARTALISLGLLGLALIGVVGLAKGVSPTIESGVAKAGLPHAVVGVIIALLVLLPETIAALRSARRDRVQTSLNLALGSAMASIGLTIPAVALASVWLSGPLVLGLGATHMVLLALTVVVSSLTVVPGRATPLQGGVHLVLFAAYLELAINP, from the coding sequence ATGATCGCTCGGCTCAGTTCGCTCACCACGAGCTGGACGTCCGTCGTGCCGGTGCTCGCGGTCGTCCTGCTGGTGTTCACCTGGGGGCGCGATCTGCCCGGCGCGGTCGTGGTGCTCGTGACCCTGGTCCTCGCCGGAGCGGTGCTGGCGGCCGTGCACCACGCCGAGGTGGTGGCCCACCGGGTCGGTGAACCGTTCGGCTCGCTCGTCCTGGCCGTCGCCGTCACCATCATCGAGGTCGCCCTGATCGTCACCCTGATGGCGGACGGCGGCGACAAGAGTTCCACCCTGGCCAGGGACACGGTGTTCGCGGCCGTGATGATCACCTGCAACGGCATCGTCGGCATCAGCCTCCTGGTGGCCTCACTGCGCCACGGCACCGCCGTGTTCAACCCCGAGGGCACCGGCGCCGCCCTCGCCACGGTCGCCACCCTGGCCACCCTGAGCCTGGTGCTGCCGACCTTCACGACGAGCAAGCCGGGCCCGGAGTTCTCCACCACGCAGCTGACCTTCGCCGCGCTCTCCTCGCTGGTCCTGTACGGCCTGTTCGTGGCGACCCAGACCGTGCGGCACCGCGACTACTTCCTCCCGATCACCCGCCAGGGCGAGCTGATCACCGGCGACGACCACGCCGATGTGCCCACCGCCCGCACCGCGCTGATCAGCCTGGGCCTGCTGGGACTCGCCCTGATCGGAGTGGTCGGCCTCGCCAAGGGCGTCTCGCCGACCATCGAGTCCGGCGTGGCCAAGGCCGGCCTCCCGCATGCCGTCGTCGGTGTGATCATCGCCCTGCTGGTGCTGCTCCCCGAGACCATTGCCGCCCTGCGCTCGGCCCGCCGCGACCGCGTGCAGACCAGCCTCAACCTCGCCCTCGGCTCGGCCATGGCCAGCATCGGCCTGACCATCCCCGCGGTCGCCCTGGCGTCCGTCTGGCTCTCCGGCCCGCTCGTCCTCGGCCTCGGCGCCACCCACATGGTGCTCTTGGCCCTCACCGTGGTGGTGAGCTCGCTGACCGTGGTGCCGGGCCGGGCCACCCCGCTCCAGGGCGGCGTCCACCTGGTGCTGTTCGCCGCCTACCTGGAGCTGGCGATCAACCCGTAG
- a CDS encoding S66 peptidase family protein, with protein MTTLSYPSKPVPGDRIAVISPGAGLPGLFPRPFELGLERLRKEYGLEPVEYPTTRTMGSTPQERAADIHAAFADPDVKAVMASIGGDDQITVLPFLDRELIRANPKPFFGMSDNTNLLAYLYNTGIVGYHGATVMTALGRPVAMDPLTADSLRAALFTSGPYELTAAERWNDVNRDWADPATFDAEPETRPGGGWTWVNADRAVEGRAWGGCLEILGWLLMADREIARDLSEYDGGVLLLETSEEMPSAAEVFRTLRNMGERGLLQRFSALLMGRPKSWSFERPNSPAEADRYAAEQREAVLQAMRVYAPTTTIVFDVDYGHTDPQLVIPYGGLVRVDGPARRITVTY; from the coding sequence ATGACCACTCTCTCGTACCCCTCCAAGCCCGTACCCGGCGACCGCATCGCCGTCATCTCCCCCGGCGCCGGCCTGCCGGGGCTCTTCCCGCGCCCCTTCGAGCTCGGACTGGAGCGGCTGCGCAAGGAGTACGGACTGGAGCCGGTCGAGTATCCGACGACCCGCACGATGGGCTCGACGCCCCAGGAGCGCGCCGCCGACATCCACGCGGCCTTCGCCGACCCTGACGTGAAGGCGGTCATGGCGTCCATCGGCGGTGACGACCAGATCACCGTACTGCCTTTCCTGGACCGGGAGTTGATCCGGGCGAACCCGAAGCCGTTCTTCGGGATGAGCGACAACACCAACCTGCTGGCGTACCTGTACAACACCGGCATCGTCGGCTATCACGGCGCGACCGTGATGACCGCGCTGGGCCGTCCGGTGGCCATGGACCCGCTGACCGCCGACTCCCTGCGGGCCGCCCTGTTCACCTCCGGCCCCTACGAACTCACCGCCGCCGAACGCTGGAACGACGTCAACCGCGACTGGGCCGATCCCGCCACCTTCGACGCCGAACCCGAGACCCGCCCCGGCGGCGGCTGGACCTGGGTGAACGCCGACCGGGCGGTGGAGGGCCGCGCCTGGGGCGGCTGCCTGGAGATCCTCGGCTGGCTGCTGATGGCGGACCGCGAGATCGCGCGCGATCTCAGCGAGTACGACGGCGGAGTGCTGCTCCTGGAGACCTCCGAGGAGATGCCGAGCGCCGCCGAGGTCTTCCGCACCCTGCGCAACATGGGCGAACGCGGCCTGCTCCAGCGCTTCTCCGCCCTGCTGATGGGCCGCCCGAAGAGCTGGTCCTTCGAACGCCCCAACAGCCCTGCGGAGGCGGATCGTTACGCCGCCGAGCAGCGCGAGGCCGTACTCCAGGCCATGCGGGTGTATGCGCCCACCACCACCATCGTCTTCGACGTGGACTACGGCCACACCGATCCCCAGCTCGTCATCCCCTACGGCGGCCTCGTCCGCGTCGACGGTCCCGCCCGGCGCATCACCGTCACGTACTGA
- the aroQ gene encoding type II 3-dehydroquinate dehydratase, with the protein MPRTLANAPIMILNGPNLNLLGQRQPEIYGKDTLADVEALCAKAAAAHGGTVDFRQSNHEGELVDWIHEARLNHCGIVINPGAYSHTSVAILDALNTCDGMPVLEVHISNIHQRETFRHHSYVSLRADGVIAGCGVQGYVFGVERVAALAGPTRAEA; encoded by the coding sequence GTGCCCCGCACCCTGGCCAACGCCCCGATCATGATCCTCAACGGCCCCAACCTGAACCTGCTCGGCCAGCGGCAGCCGGAGATCTACGGCAAGGACACGCTGGCCGACGTCGAGGCCCTGTGCGCCAAGGCGGCGGCCGCGCACGGCGGCACGGTGGACTTCCGGCAGTCCAACCACGAGGGCGAACTGGTCGACTGGATCCACGAGGCCCGGCTGAACCACTGCGGGATCGTCATCAACCCGGGCGCCTACTCGCACACCTCGGTCGCGATCCTGGACGCGCTCAACACCTGCGACGGGATGCCGGTGCTGGAGGTGCACATCTCCAACATCCACCAGCGCGAGACCTTCCGGCACCACTCCTACGTCTCGCTGCGCGCGGACGGGGTCATCGCCGGGTGCGGGGTCCAGGGGTACGTCTTCGGCGTGGAGCGCGTGGCGGCGCTGGCGGGGCCGACGCGGGCCGAGGCGTAG
- a CDS encoding MFS transporter — protein sequence MPRLAAASLAGTAIEFYDFFVYGTAAALVLGPLFFPTVSPLAGTLAAFGTFGVGFVARPLGSVLFGHIGDRHGRRPVLVASLLLTGAATVAVGCVPTYDTIGVAAPLLLLVLRFLQGLGLGGEWGGAVLLTAEHAPAERRGLWTSFPQVGPALGFLLANGVVLALSATLSEAQFAQWGWRVPFWAAGVLAAVGLWLRSSLAESPGFLEIDDHARVPLAEVARDHWRLVLLTAGALAVGYAIFYAVTTWSLAYATERLGVGRTVMLTCIMAAVLVKGSLTPVFALLGDRYGRRPLCLAGCAAAALWMFPMVALLATGEPLLMFLGFLGAMIAFITMFAVIAAYLPELYEPRVRCTGAAVGYNLGGVVGGALTPIVATALVEHGGRVPWGVGAYLTGIALLSLGCFALLPETRPVRGAEPVRGAVAEPVRGGEPVPGGEPVRGGEPVRGGEPAADATG from the coding sequence ATGCCGCGGCTCGCGGCCGCCTCACTCGCCGGGACGGCCATCGAGTTCTACGACTTCTTCGTCTACGGGACGGCCGCCGCGCTGGTCCTGGGGCCGCTGTTCTTCCCGACGGTCTCGCCGCTCGCGGGGACATTGGCCGCCTTCGGGACGTTCGGCGTGGGGTTCGTCGCGCGGCCGCTCGGGTCGGTGCTGTTCGGGCACATCGGCGACCGGCACGGGCGGCGGCCGGTGCTCGTGGCCTCGCTGCTGCTGACCGGGGCCGCGACAGTCGCGGTCGGCTGTGTGCCGACGTACGACACGATCGGTGTCGCCGCGCCCCTGCTGCTCCTGGTGCTGCGCTTTCTCCAGGGGCTGGGTCTCGGCGGCGAGTGGGGCGGGGCCGTCCTGCTGACGGCGGAGCACGCGCCCGCCGAGCGGCGCGGGCTGTGGACGAGCTTCCCGCAGGTGGGTCCCGCCCTGGGCTTCCTGCTCGCCAACGGGGTGGTCCTGGCCCTGTCGGCCACGCTGTCGGAGGCCCAGTTCGCGCAGTGGGGCTGGCGGGTGCCGTTCTGGGCGGCCGGGGTGCTGGCGGCGGTGGGGCTGTGGCTGCGCTCCTCGCTCGCGGAGAGCCCCGGCTTCCTGGAGATCGACGACCACGCGCGCGTGCCGCTCGCCGAGGTGGCGCGCGACCACTGGCGGCTCGTCCTGCTGACGGCCGGGGCGCTCGCCGTCGGGTACGCGATCTTCTACGCCGTGACGACCTGGTCCCTCGCGTATGCGACGGAGCGGCTCGGGGTGGGCCGTACGGTCATGCTGACCTGCATCATGGCGGCGGTGCTGGTGAAGGGCTCGCTCACGCCCGTGTTCGCGCTGCTCGGGGACCGGTACGGGCGGCGGCCGTTGTGCCTCGCCGGCTGCGCGGCGGCCGCGCTGTGGATGTTCCCGATGGTCGCGCTGCTCGCGACCGGGGAGCCGTTGCTCATGTTCCTCGGGTTCCTGGGCGCGATGATCGCGTTCATCACCATGTTCGCGGTGATCGCCGCCTATCTGCCGGAGTTGTACGAGCCCCGGGTGCGCTGCACGGGTGCCGCGGTCGGCTACAACCTCGGCGGGGTCGTCGGCGGCGCGCTCACACCGATCGTGGCGACGGCTCTGGTGGAGCACGGCGGGCGGGTGCCCTGGGGCGTGGGCGCGTATCTGACCGGGATCGCGCTGCTCAGCCTCGGGTGTTTCGCGTTGCTGCCGGAGACCCGGCCGGTGCGCGGTGCGGAGCCGGTACGCGGTGCGGTGGCGGAGCCGGTGCGCGGTGGGGAGCCTGTGCCCGGTGGGGAGCCTGTGCGCGGTGGGGAGCCTGTGCGCGGTGGGGAGCCGGCCGCGGACGCTACGGGTTGA
- a CDS encoding helix-turn-helix transcriptional regulator — MDETLGTALRRWRDRLSPLDVGRPARPGRRAAGLRREELADLAGLSVDYVVRLEQGRATNPSAQVVASLARALQLQPAERDYAYRLAGLLPPQEGTVSTHVPAGVQRMLARLGEFPAAVFSADWTLLSWTPAWAVLLGDPSTRTHSERNLVRAVFTTGPSGLAAWPVLQEGEGLGTALVSDLRAALLSYPRDRGLTGLVEELRSTSAEFARLWDEGAVGPHVSARKTIVHPQVGEVLCDCDVLTVPGSDLRLVVYTVAAGSPDAEKLEFLRVTGGSRATGPTPPGPGLYSTP; from the coding sequence GTGGACGAGACCCTGGGCACGGCACTGCGCCGCTGGCGCGACCGGCTTTCCCCCCTCGACGTCGGACGGCCCGCGCGGCCCGGACGACGTGCCGCGGGACTGCGCCGCGAGGAACTGGCCGACCTCGCGGGGCTGTCGGTCGACTACGTGGTGCGGCTGGAGCAGGGCCGCGCCACCAACCCTTCCGCGCAGGTCGTCGCGAGCCTGGCCCGGGCCCTGCAACTACAGCCCGCGGAACGCGACTACGCCTACCGGCTGGCCGGGCTCCTCCCTCCCCAGGAGGGGACGGTCTCCACGCACGTTCCCGCGGGGGTCCAACGGATGCTGGCCCGCCTCGGGGAGTTCCCGGCAGCCGTGTTCAGTGCCGACTGGACCCTGCTGTCCTGGACTCCCGCCTGGGCGGTGCTGCTGGGCGACCCCAGTACCCGGACCCACAGCGAACGGAACCTGGTCCGGGCGGTCTTCACCACCGGGCCCTCGGGGCTCGCGGCCTGGCCCGTGCTCCAGGAGGGCGAGGGCCTCGGCACCGCCCTCGTCTCCGACCTGCGCGCGGCTCTCCTCAGCTACCCCCGCGACCGCGGCCTGACCGGCCTCGTGGAAGAACTGCGCTCCACCAGTGCGGAGTTCGCCCGGCTGTGGGACGAGGGGGCGGTCGGACCGCACGTCTCGGCCCGCAAGACCATCGTGCACCCCCAGGTCGGCGAGGTGCTCTGCGACTGCGACGTCCTCACCGTCCCCGGCAGCGACCTCCGCCTCGTCGTCTACACGGTGGCGGCGGGTTCCCCCGACGCGGAGAAGCTGGAGTTCCTGCGGGTCACGGGCGGCTCCCGCGCCACCGGCCCCACGCCTCCGGGACCCGGCCTGTACTCCACGCCGTAA